The Halomonas denitrificans DNA window GCCGAAACCGCTGTTCGGCGGCGCCGGAAAGCGGATCTCCTCGCGCGATATCGCGATCTTCACGCGCCAGCTCGCCACCATGCTCAATGCAGGTATTCCGCTGGTCCAGGCCTTCGGCATCATCGGTGCCGCCGCCGAGAACCCGCGGCTGCAGAAGCTGATCGGCACGATCCGCGTCGACGTCGAATCGGGCGCGACGCTGGCCGAGGCGCTGGCCAAGCACCCGGTCTACTTCGACGAGCTCTACATCAACCTGGTCAACGCCGGCGAAGGCGCCGGGGTGCTCGACAAGGTCCTCGACGACATCGCCACCTACAAGGAGCGCATCGAGTCGATCAAGGGCAAGATCAAGAAGGCGCTGTTCTACCCCGCCGCGGTGATTGCCGTTGCCATCATCGTGACTGCGATCCTGCTGATCTTCGTCATCCCGCAGTTCGAATCCATCTTCGCCAGCTTCGGCGCCGACCTGCCCGCGTTCACCCGGCTGATCGTCACCCTCTCGGAGTCGATGCAGCAACAGGGCTGGCTGTACCTGATCATCATCGGCGGCAGTATCGCGGGCATCATCGCGCTGAAGAAGCGCAGCCGTGGCTTCGCCCATTTCATCGACCGGGCGAGCCTGAAGATTCCGATCATCGGCTCGGTCCTCGAGAAAGCCGCGCTCTCGCGCTTCGCCCGCACCCTGGCAACGACCTTCGCGGCCGGCGTGCCGCTGGTCGATGCATTGAAGACCGTCGCCGGCGCAACCGGAAACATCGTCTATGCCGACGCCACGCTGCAGATCCGCGACGACGTCGCGACCGGCCACCAGATGCAGCTCGCGATGCAGCAGACCGGCCTGTTCCCGCCGATGGTCATCCAGATGACCGCGATCGGCGAGGAAGCGGGTTCGCTGGACCAGATGCTGCTCAAGGTCGCCAACTTCTACGAGGAAGAGGTCAACAACACGGTCGATGCACTGTCCAGCCTCCTGGAACCTTTCATCATCGTGCTCGTCGGCGGCATCGTCGGAAGCATCGTGGTCGCGATGTACCTGCCGATCTTCCAGATGGCCGCGGTGATGTAGACCGCGCGCGACGCGCCGGACGCTTTCGCAGGTCGCGCGGCCTGCGCGCGGCGTGAAGGCGCACTGGCGCGAACGGAAGACGGGGGAACCCGACTTCCGAAGATCCACTCGGGGAATTCCAAATGGCCTATCTCGCCGACCTGCACCCGGCCGCCCTGTACGGCCTGACTCTCGCGCTCGGCCTGCTGGTCGGGAGCTTTCTCAATGTCGTGATCCTGCGTCTTCCGTCCAGGCTGTTCCACGAATGGCGCTGCCAGTGTCGCGAACTGCTCGAACTGGACGCGGAAGCGAACGACACGCCCGCCGGGATCGCGTCCGGCCGATCGCGCTGCCCGGCCTGCGGCCACGGCATCCGGCCCTACGACAACATCCCGGTCATCAGCTGGCTGATCCTGCGCGGCCGCTGCCGCGACTGCGGCGCGGGCATCTCGCCGCGCTACCCGATCGTCGAACTGCTGACCGGGCTGCTGTCCGTGGCCGTGGTCGCGGCGCTCGGCCCCACTCCAGCCGGCCTGGCCGGCCTGGCGTTCACCTGGGCGCTGATCGCCGGTTCCGGCATCGACCTCGATCACAAGCTGTTGCCCGACCAGATCACCCTGCCCCTGCTCTGGCTCGGGCTTCTGCTGAATATCGATGGCCTGTTCATCGACCTCGGTTCGGCCGTGATCGGCGCCGCGGCCGGCTACCTGGTGCTGTGGGCCGTGTTCCACCTCTTCCGGCTGGCGACAGGAAAGGAAGGCATGGGCTACGGCGATTTCAAGCTGCTCGCCGCCATCGGCGCATGGTTCGGCTGGCAGGTGCTGCCCACGGTGATCCTCCTGGCCTCCGCGGTCGGCGCCGTCATCGGCCTGGTCCTGATCGCGGTCCGTCGCATGGGCCGAGAAGTCCCGATCGCCTTCGGTCCGTTTCTCGCCGCCGCCGGCTGGCTGGTCCTGGTCTTCGGCGACCGCGTGGTGAATTTCTGGATGGCATTCTGAGCGGAACCGGAGATCAGGAAAGGGAGCCTTGTGGCACCACAGGTCGTCGCTTTTGGTTGGCCGGAGCCGGCCGGAAACCGACGTCCCAGGGCGAACACTTCAAAAGCCATTCATCCACAGATGAACGCAGATGAACACGGATTGAAACCCGAAATCCGAGGCACGCAGCCGATCGTTCCTGCTGATCGCTCAGTACCCACCGCTCACCGCTCACTGAAACCTGAATCCTGAAGCAGGCCCTACCCCTTGCAGCATCAGGGCCCGCCGTCCGGTCATTTTCCAAGCGCCCGGTACTGTCGATCCAGTCGCTCGACTTCTTCGTCCAGCGCGTCCAGCGATCCCGTGTTGTCGATCACGTCGTCGGCGACGGCCAGGCGCTGTTCGCGGGTGGCCTGGGCCGCCACCGCTGCGCGGGCCTGCTCCACGCCGACCCCATCGCGCGCTGCCAGGCGTTCGAGCTGCAGCGTCTCGGGGACATCGACGACCAGGACCCGGTCCGCATCCTCGAACAGGCCGGTCTCGACGAGCAGCGGAACGACGAGGACCACGTAGCGGACCTGCGGGTCGGATCCGGCACGTTCGATGGCCTGGCGGGCGGCCTGCACGATCCGGGGGTGCAGAAGCGATTCCAGTCTGCGACGGGCGTCTGCATCGCCGAAGATGCGTTCGCGAAGCGCGCGACGATCCAGCGCACCGGTTTCATCGAGAAGTTCGGCACCGAAGGCCTCGACCACGTCGTCGAGTCCCGGGGTGCCCGGGGCGACGACATCGCGGGCGAGAAGGTCCGTGTCGACGACCGGAACGCCGAGCGCGGCGAAACGGTCGGACACGGCGGTCTTGCCGCTGGCGATACCGCCGGTCAATGCGATCACGCGGGGCGGGACGTCTCGGGACACGGTTCGCTCCTTCGGCCGGAACCGCTCATTGTCCCCGAATCGCGCGCGGAGCGCAGGGGCGGCCCGGGCACCCGGGCCGCCGCGGGTTCAGCGCAGGGGGCGGACGTCGACCTCGACGTCGATGGAGGGACCGGGGTCGTGATCCATCCGGACGTGGCGGACCCGACCGCCGTAGCGGTAGGCGACGTCGTAGCCGACCAGTACTTCCCGGGTCTCGTAGTGCACGACGACGTCGCAGCGGCGGACCGGAACCACCCGGCCGTGGTGCCGAGCCAAGTCGCGGCCGACCTCGTGGCCGACGGCCGCGCCGAGGGCTGCGCCCGCCACGGTCACCGCCCGCTGGCCGCGACCGTCGCCGAAGCGGTTGCCCATTCGATCGCCGATGACGCCGCCGACGAGCGCACCGGCGATGGCCCCGGCGGCGGGATTCGGCCCGCGGCGCCGGAGTTCCTGCCGGCAGACGTCGCGTTCGACGGGAATCTCTTCGTACGCGTAAACGGGGTGAACATCGATCACGCGGACCCGCACGACCTCGCCATGCCGGTGCGATGCGTCGGCCGGCGCTGCGGCCAGGGCGGCCGCGAGCAGGGCGGCGGACAAACCAGCGATTCGGGTGTTCACGATGGAGCTCCTTCGGCCTCGGGCCGGGTTCGATGACGCGGCGCCAGTCTGCGCCTTCGCGACTGAACTCCCTCTGAATCCCCCTTGAACCGTCGATGAATCGCCGTGCCGGAGGCGGTTTGAGCGCTCCGGACAACCGGAGTACGATGACCGTCCGTCCATCGATGCGGTTTACAGCCACGCAGGGAGTCGCCATGTCCAGCCGGTCCAGTTCCGCCATCCGAACGCTCGCCCTGCTCGGCCACGCCGGCTCCGGCAAGACCTCGCTGCTCGAACGCCTGCTGCTCGCATCCGGCGCGAAGGGCGAAGCCGGCACCGTCGAGAAGGGCGACACGCTTTCGGACTTCGAACCCCTCGAAAAACAGTACGGCCATTCGCTGGACACGGCGCTCGCCCGGATCGAGCACGACGATCACGAGATCCAGGTCATCGACACACCGGGCGACCCGGACTTCCGCGGACCGGCACTGGCCGCGATGAGCGCCGTGGAGACGGCGGCAATCGTGGTCAACGCAAGCAACGGCGTCGAGTCGTCGACCCGCCGGTTGATGCGGCGCGCCCGCCAGCGTCGCCTGTGCCGGATGATCATCGTCAACCGCATCGACGCCGAGGACCTGGATCTCGAGGCCGTGATCCGCGACCTGCGCGAGGAATTCGGTCCGCAGTGCCTTCCGGTCAATCTGCCGGCCGACGGCGGCGCCGCGGTCCGTGACTGCTTCTTCCACGATTCCGGCGACACGGACATCTTCTCGCTGGCCGCTGCCCACGACGAGATTCGTGACCAGGTCATCGAGGCCGACGAAGGCCTGATGGCGCGCTACCTCGACGGCGAAACCATCGGCCGGGACGAATTGCACGATGCCTTCGAGCTGGCGCTGCGCGAGGGCCACCTGGTGCCGATCTGCTTCACCTCGGCGCGCACCGGGGCGGGGATCGAGGAACTGCTGGATTTCATCGTCCGCCTGCTGCCCAGCCCGCTGGAGGGGAATCCGCCGCGCTTCCGGGTCGGCAGCGAGGAGAAGAAGGTGCCCGCGAAACCGGATCCCGACGCCCACGCGATCGCGCATGTGTTCAAGATCATCAACGACCCGTATGCCGGAAAGCTGTCGGTGTTCCGGGTCTTCCAGGGTCGAATCCGCGCCGGCGACGCCCTGCTCCTCGGCGACGCCCGCAAGCCGGTCAAGGTCGCACACCTCTACCGCATCCACGGCAGCGAACACATCGAGATCGACGAAGCCATCCCCGGCGACCTCTGTGCCGTATCGCGCATCGACGAGATCGAGTACGACACCATCCTCCACGACGACCATGCCGAAGACCACTACTACCTGAAGCCCGTGGACTTCCCTCAGCCGATGTACGGCCTGGCGATCGAGCCGAAGACCCGCGGCCAGGAGCAGAAGCTGGCCTCCGCGCTGGCCCGGCTCGCCGAGGAAGACCCCTGCATCCAGGTCGAGCACCACCAGGAACTCAACGAGACCGTGGTCCGCGGACTGGGCGAAATGCACCTGCGCATCCTGCTGGAACGGATGGACAAGCGCTTCGGCGTCGAAGTCGAGACCCGCCCGCCCCGGATCGCCTATCGCGAGACGATCACTCGGCCGGCCGAGGGCCACTACCGGCACAAGAAGCAGACCGGCGGCGCCGGCCAGTTCGGCGAGGTCTTCCTGCGCATCCGACCGCTCGGCCGCGGCGAAGGGTTCCGGTTCCAGAGCGAAGTCGTCGGCGGCGCGATTCCGACCGCACTGATTCCCGCGGTCGAGAAGGGAGTGCGCCAGGTCATGGACGAGGGCGCGATCGCCGGCTATCCGATGCAGGACATCGAAGTGACCGTCCACGACGGCAAGTACCACAGCGTGGATTCGAAGGAAGTGGCGTTCGTGATCGCGGGCCGGAAGGCGTTCCGCGAAGCGATCGCCGCCGCCGGTCCGCAGGTACTCGAGCCGGTGGTCACGCTCGACGTCAGCGTCCCGGACTCGGTGCTCGGCGACCTGACCGGACTGCTGGCGTCGAAGCGAGCCCGGATCCAGGGCACGGAAGCGCAACGCGGCGGGCAGACCGTGGTCCACGCGGCCGTGCCGCTTTCATCGATCAGCGACTTCCCGACCGAGCTGAAGAGCATGTCCGGTGGCGAGGGGCGGTTCGTGGTGGAGCTGAGCCACTACGAAGCCGTGCCGCCCAATGTCCAGCAGACGCTGGTCGAGGGCTTCGAGGCCCGTGACGACGACAGCGCGCACTGAGCGGTCGCGCTCCGGTGGTGGGTGAGGAATCAGGAGGATCGCCCGGATCCGGCGGCCCGCTCCGCCCGCGGCGAGTCCGCGGTCGATGGGCGATGGCCGTCGCCCGCCGCATCGAGGCTCAAGGTGACGCCCAGCGTCAGCATCATGCCGGCGAACAGCATGGCCAGGCCCCACCGCAGCGTGGTCAGCGACGGCGGCTCGGCAGCCGGCTCGACCTCGTCGATCAACAACGGTCGGCATTCGCGAGCGATCTGGTTGTTCGGAGAGGTCATGACGGCACGGGACCACCCCACCCCCTTCCAGCAGTTCCTGTCGTACTGAGTGCAAGATTCGAACCAAGAGCCCACCCTTCGAAGCGAGTGACGCTGAACGATGACTTCTTCCGACTGGATCGCGCGCCTGAACGCGCACCGCGACGACACCCTGATGGACACGCTGGACATTCGCTACAGCGAGGCCGGCGAGACGTTCCTTGTTGCTGAAATGCCGGTCGACTCGCGCCACCTCCAGCCGATGGGCATCCTCCACGGCGGTGCCAGCGCGGCCCTGGCCGAAAGCGTCGGGTCGGCCGCCTCGGCCATGGTGCTCGCCGGCAGCGGTCGCGCTGCGGTCGGGCTCGAACTGGCGATCAACCACCTCGGCGCGGTGCGATCCGGTGGCATGGTCCGGGCCCGCGCCGAAGCGGTGCACCTGGGCCGCTCCACCCACCTGTGGCAGATCAGGATCGACGACGCCGATGGCCGCAAGGTCGCGCTGGCGAAGCTCACCATGCTCGTCCTCGAGGACCGCTCCCCGCCCGGCGACTGACGGGCGGTCGCCGGCTCCCGTGCAACGGCGCTTGTATGGTGGGCGCGAAGGAAAGAACCAACGCGGACACCTGGCGAACGAGTACTTCGTCTAGAAAATTCCGGCTTCCGATGCGCGAATCGGGCTGGACCCCGCCGCAGATCACTTCGAATGGCAGATTTCGGACAGCGACCGGAACGTCTCCTCGAACCCGTCGAGGGCTTTTCCAGGGATTCCTGCTTTTCTCTTCGCGCCTTCGCGTCTCCGCGTCTTCGCGCTCATCATCTAACGGAATTTGCCCCATCATCCGCGAACAGGCCGGCATCGAGGATGCGCGCCTGCTCGAGGGCGCGGCGGGCGCCGTCGGCGTCGCCGGCGCGGGTCTTCAGGGTCGCCATTCGGACCAGCGCTTCGGCCGTCGACGGATCGCCCGGCCAGCCGGGCATCAGGAGATAGCGTTCCAGCGCTTCGATCCCGCGCTCCGCCGCTCCGCCGCCGGCGGCGATCCACCGGCCGAGCTGGAACCACGCCGGACCGTAGGCCGGGGCGTCGGCGATCACGGTTTCGAGGTGAGCGACGGCGGCCTCGATCCGACCGACCCGGCCGAGTGCCGCGGCCCGCTGCACGCGCCAGCCCGGCCGCCGGAGCGGGTCCAGCAGGACGGCGCGCTCGATCGCCTCGAGGGCGGCCGCTTCGCGGCCCGTTTGCCGGGCCGTTTCGGACTCGACCTGCGCCGCGCGAGCCGGATCGACCTCGGCGAGGCGCGCGACCAGCGCCGGCACCCGGTCCTCGCGGCCGCCGGCGATCCGGGGGACGTCCCGGTGGAAGCCGATCGCCGCGGCCAGGGCTTCGGGATGATTCGGGTCGAGGTCGAGGGCGCGCTCGAGCAGCCGGCCCACGGCCCGCGCCTCGCGCATTCGCTCGAAGCGCCCGTCCCGGGCGTCGAGCGCCTCCAGGGCCGTCGCCGCCTGCTGCAGGACCAGGCCCGCGTCGTCCGGATGGTCCGCTCGTGCCGCATCGAGGAGGTCCTTGACCTCATTCGGGGACTCGATCCGGGCCAGCGCGATCCGCGCGCGCCACGCGGCCGCCGTCGGCTCCGGCGCATCGGCCAACCACGCCCGGATCGGCTCGAGGTCGCGAAGCGCCAGCGCGCGCTCGAGATCGGGCCCCTCGGCGCGCACCGACCCGGCTGCGCCCAGGACGAGCGCGGCCAGCAACAGACGCGGCCACGCCGAGCGTTCCAGGAGCGGCGCGATGCTCACGAGTCGGGCGGAAAGAGCTTGCCGGGGTTGAGAACGCCGTCCGGATCGAACGCGCGCTTGATCTCGCGCATCAGCTCGATTTCGGCGGCCGGCTTGATCGACGCGAGGTAATCGCGCTTGAGCAGACCGACGCCGTGCTCGGCCGAAAGACTGCCGCCGCTCCGGCCCACGAGTTCGAACACGGCCGGTGTCAGGCGCTCGCAGGCCGACCGGAAGTCGTCGATGGACCAGTCGTCGGGCTTGAGGACGTTCATGTGCAGGTTGCCGTCGCCGATATGGCCGAACCAGACCACCTCGAACTCCGGGTATCGCTGTCCGACCAGCTCGTCGAGCGCGGTGAGAAAGCCGGGAACCCGGGAAACGCGGACCGAGAGATCGTTCTTGTACGGTGTGCGGCCGGCGATCGATTCGCTGATCGCCTCCCGCCAGTGCCACAGCTCCTCGGCCTGCGCACCGGACTGGCTGATCGTGCCGTCGACCACGTGCCCGGCCTCCACCAGCGCCTCGAACACCGCCAGGGCCGCGTCCTGGCGGCTGCCGTCGGGGTCGTCGAACTCGACCACGGCGTGATACGGCGCGACCTCGTCGAGCGGGAACTCGCGGCCCGAGCCGGTCGCCACGGCCTCGACACTGGCCCGATCGAAGAACTCGAAGGCCGACAGGTCCAGGCCGCACCGCAGCGACTGGAACGCGGGCATCACGGCGTCGAGGCCGGAGAAGGCCAGCAGGAGGACGGAGCGCTCGGGCGGTGCGTCGATCAGGCCGAGGGTGACCCGCGTGATCAGACCGAGGGTTCCCTCGCTTCCGACCATCAGGTGGCGGAGGTCCGGCCCGGCGTTGTTCTTGATCAGTCCGCGATTCAGATCCAGCACGTCGCCCCGCCCCGTCACCACCGTCAGGCCTCGGACCCAGTCGCGGGTCATGCCGTATCGGAGCACCCGGATGCCGCCGGCGTTGGTCGCCACGGACCCGCCGACCTGGCTCGAACCGGCCGCGGCCCAGTCGACCGGGTAGCAGAGACCCACCTCGCTCGCGCGTCGTTGCACCTCGCCGACGGCGATCCCGGCATCGACGGTGATCGACGGTTCGGTCGTATCCAGCGCCACGACGTCGCGCATCCGATCGAAGGACACGACCACTTCGCCGTCGCCGGCCACCGCGCCGCCGGACAGGCCCGTCCGGCCGCCGGAGGGGACCAGCGCCACGCGCCCGCGACGCGCCCAGGCCACCAGCTCGGCGACGTCCTCGGTGCTGCGGGGGAACGCGACCGCACGGGGCGCCGGGGACCAGAAGCGGGTCCAGTCGCGGCCGTAGTGTTCGAGCGTGGACGGATCGTCGACGAACTCGATGCCCGCGGGCCGGCTCACGGGGCCGGGGCCGGGGCCAGCGGGCTTCGGCGCGGCTTCGGGTCGTCTATCATTCAGCTTCCTCCGCATCGCAGCCGCCTCGTCATGACGCAGCGCAATCTCTCGCTTTCCAAGGACAAGATCCGGATCCTGTTGCTGGAAAACATCTCCGAACGGGCCGTGGAGTGCTTCAACGCGGCCGGTTACCACCAGGTCGAATGCTTGCCCGGGGCGCTGCCGGTCGACGAACTGGTCGAGCGCATCGCCGACGTGCATTTCCTGGGCATCCGCTCCCGAACGCGGGTCACGGAACGGGTGCTGGACGCTGCCGATAGGCTCACGGCCATCGGCTGCTTCTGCATCGGCACCGACCAGGTCGACCTCGCCGCGGCCCGGCACCGCGGAATCCCGGTGTTCAACGCGCCGTATGCTAACACTCGCTCCGTGGCCGAACTGGTACTGGCCGAGATCGTGATGCTGATGCGCGGAATTCCCGCGAAGAATGCCGCGGCGCACCGCGGCGAATGGCTGAAATCGGCCCGGGCGAGCTTCGAGGTCCGGGGCAAGACGCTGGGCATCATCGGCTACGGACACATCGGTTCCCAGCTCGGCATCCTCGCCGAGGGACTCGGCATGCGCGTGATGTACTACGACGTCGTGCGCAAGCTGCCGCTGGGCAATGCGGAGCCTGCCGACAGCCAGGACGAAGTGCTGGAACGCGCGGACGTGGTCTCGCTGCACGTCCCGGACACGGCCGAGACCCGCGGCCTGATCGACGCCGGGGAGCTGGCCCGGATGAAACCCGGGGCGCACCTGATCAACGCCTCGCGCGGCAAGGTAGTGTCCATTCCCGCGCTGGCCCAGGCGCTCGAGCAGGGCCGGCTCGGCGGCGCGGCCATCGATGTCTTCCCGTCCGAACCGACCTCGAAGGACGAGGAGTTCGTGTCCGAACTGCGCGAGTTCGACAACGTGCTGCTGACGCCGCACATCGGCGGCAGCACCCACGAGGCGCAGCAGAACATCGCGCTCGACGTCAGCACCAAGATGACGCTGTATTCCGACAACGGCTCGTCGACGGGCGCGGTGAACTTTCCCGAGGTCAACCTGCCGGATCATGCGACCGCACGGCGCATCCTGCACATCCACCGCAACGAGCCCGGTGTCCTGCAGGCGATCAACCATGCGTTTTCCGAGGCCGGCATCAACATCGTCGGTCAGTACCTGCAGACCCTGACCGACGTCGGCTACGTCGTGATGGACGTCGAGACCGACGATGCAGGGCCGGTCCTGCGCAGGCTGCACGACATCCCGGCAACGATTCGCACGCGATTCCTGTACTGAGGAGAACCGGCATGCAGCTCGACATTCGCCACCAGCCCGAGGACGATCGATTCGCGACCGACGTCGACGGCCACACCTGCGTCCTCGACTACCGTCTCGCCGACCGCGTGATGACCATGACCCGGGTCTTCGTTCCGCCGCCGGTCGAGGGCCGAGGAATCGCGTCGCACCTGACCCGCTACGCGCTGGACCATTGCCGGAAGCACGGCTTCCGGGTCGTGCCCCGATGTCCTTACGTAGCGGCCTGGATCCGGCGCCACGACGAATACGCCGACCTCGTCTCCGAAACCGACTGAGCCGGCCGACGTCGAGAGCCGCCGCGCCGGATGCAGAGGCGCGGTTCGCAATCCAGGCCCTGAACCGTGAACTCCATCGTTCCGCGTGCCCCATGGGTGGATCGGAAGCGGGCAAGATCGCTCGCAATCGTCCCCATCGAATCGACAGGAATATTGCGATGAATCATTCGATCAACCTTCGACCCCCGCTCGCCGTCGTGCTCGCCGCCGCGCTGGCCGCCTGTGCAACCACCGACCCCTACACCGGCGAGGAACGGACCTCGCGCGCCGGCTCCGGCGCGGCCATCGGTGCCGCGGCCGGTGCCGTGATCGGCGCGATCAGCGGCGGCGACCGCCTCGAGCGCGCGGCGATCGGCGCCGGCATCGGTGCGCTGTCCGGTGCCGCCGTCGGCGCCTACATGGACCGCCAGGAAGCCGAGCTTCGCGAGCAGCTCGAGGGCACCGGCGTCAGCGTGACCCGACGCGCCGACCAGATCATCCTCAACATGCCGGGCAACGTCACCTTCGACGTGGACTCGGCGAGCCTGCGGCCGGAATTCTTCGAGGTGCTGGACTCGGTCGCGCTGGTGGTCGAGGAATACGACCAGACCGTGCTGGTGATCGACGGCCACACCGATTCCTCGGGGCCGAATTCCTACAACCAGCGCCTGTCCGAGAACCGCGCCGAGACCGTGGCCGAGTACCTGATCAACCGGGGCATCCGCCCGGTCCGCATCGAGGCGTCCGGTTACGGCGAGGACTACCCGGTCGCCAGCAACGGCAGCCGCGAAGGCCGGCGCCAGAATCGCCGCGTCGAACTCACCCTGATTCCCATCACCTGAGGCGAGCCTCTCGCACCGTCCCGATGCTGCCCCGCGGCATCGGGTGTTGCCTGCTGGCCATCGAGTTGCCTGCCAAAACCAGAAAGCAACGGCAGATGATTGACGCAAAGGCGCAAGGAGTACTGCAAGACCGCGAAGCAATCGGAGTGAATCAGAAAACCACTAGACCAGCATCATCAGGAAGACGGTTTTCAGCCTATTGATCTTGTTGCGTTCTTGCCTTTTCCTTGGCGCTCTTCGCGCCCATCATCTAAGGATCGAAGCCCCTTCCCCGATCGAAGCCCGTGACTCAGTCGGCGGACGGCGCTTCGCCGAACAGGGTTTCGTAGAGCATGGCGTAGATGTCGATGTTGTGGACGCCGGCCGGGTCGATGAACCGTCCCGCCTGCCAGCCGGCCCCGCGCGCGACCACGCCGGCGCCGAGGTCGCTGGCCGACGCCCACGCGACCGCGAACGGGAACCGGCGACCCGATGCATCCGGGCCGCTAAAGAACGGCGCCGTGCCCGTGCCGTGCTCGCCGTCCAGCAGGCCGCCGGTGGACGGGTCCCGCTCCGGAACCTGCTGCAAGCCCCACGGTACGTCGATTACGTTCATGCCCCCGGCGTTGGAGTCCGCCGCGGTGACCAGCAACGTGTCCGGATGGCGTTCGACGAAGTCCAGCAGCAGCCCGGCCGCCTCGTCCGCTCGCCGCAGCGCCTCGAGGCATCCGGACGCGTTCAGCCGGTTGCAGAAGTTGTCCGAGCCCTCTTCCTCGATCACCATCAGGAACCCGCGTTCGCCGCCGGCGATGCGGTCGA harbors:
- a CDS encoding type II secretion system F family protein yields the protein MAATTRDELETFVWEGKDKRGKTLKGERQSRNQTLIRAELRKQGITPSRIRKKPKPLFGGAGKRISSRDIAIFTRQLATMLNAGIPLVQAFGIIGAAAENPRLQKLIGTIRVDVESGATLAEALAKHPVYFDELYINLVNAGEGAGVLDKVLDDIATYKERIESIKGKIKKALFYPAAVIAVAIIVTAILLIFVIPQFESIFASFGADLPAFTRLIVTLSESMQQQGWLYLIIIGGSIAGIIALKKRSRGFAHFIDRASLKIPIIGSVLEKAALSRFARTLATTFAAGVPLVDALKTVAGATGNIVYADATLQIRDDVATGHQMQLAMQQTGLFPPMVIQMTAIGEEAGSLDQMLLKVANFYEEEVNNTVDALSSLLEPFIIVLVGGIVGSIVVAMYLPIFQMAAVM
- a CDS encoding N-acetyltransferase, which encodes MQLDIRHQPEDDRFATDVDGHTCVLDYRLADRVMTMTRVFVPPPVEGRGIASHLTRYALDHCRKHGFRVVPRCPYVAAWIRRHDEYADLVSETD
- a CDS encoding hotdog fold thioesterase, which translates into the protein MTSSDWIARLNAHRDDTLMDTLDIRYSEAGETFLVAEMPVDSRHLQPMGILHGGASAALAESVGSAASAMVLAGSGRAAVGLELAINHLGAVRSGGMVRARAEAVHLGRSTHLWQIRIDDADGRKVALAKLTMLVLEDRSPPGD
- a CDS encoding A24 family peptidase codes for the protein MAYLADLHPAALYGLTLALGLLVGSFLNVVILRLPSRLFHEWRCQCRELLELDAEANDTPAGIASGRSRCPACGHGIRPYDNIPVISWLILRGRCRDCGAGISPRYPIVELLTGLLSVAVVAALGPTPAGLAGLAFTWALIAGSGIDLDHKLLPDQITLPLLWLGLLLNIDGLFIDLGSAVIGAAAGYLVLWAVFHLFRLATGKEGMGYGDFKLLAAIGAWFGWQVLPTVILLASAVGAVIGLVLIAVRRMGREVPIAFGPFLAAAGWLVLVFGDRVVNFWMAF
- the serA gene encoding phosphoglycerate dehydrogenase, which translates into the protein MTQRNLSLSKDKIRILLLENISERAVECFNAAGYHQVECLPGALPVDELVERIADVHFLGIRSRTRVTERVLDAADRLTAIGCFCIGTDQVDLAAARHRGIPVFNAPYANTRSVAELVLAEIVMLMRGIPAKNAAAHRGEWLKSARASFEVRGKTLGIIGYGHIGSQLGILAEGLGMRVMYYDVVRKLPLGNAEPADSQDEVLERADVVSLHVPDTAETRGLIDAGELARMKPGAHLINASRGKVVSIPALAQALEQGRLGGAAIDVFPSEPTSKDEEFVSELREFDNVLLTPHIGGSTHEAQQNIALDVSTKMTLYSDNGSSTGAVNFPEVNLPDHATARRILHIHRNEPGVLQAINHAFSEAGINIVGQYLQTLTDVGYVVMDVETDDAGPVLRRLHDIPATIRTRFLY
- the coaE gene encoding dephospho-CoA kinase (Dephospho-CoA kinase (CoaE) performs the final step in coenzyme A biosynthesis.) produces the protein MSRDVPPRVIALTGGIASGKTAVSDRFAALGVPVVDTDLLARDVVAPGTPGLDDVVEAFGAELLDETGALDRRALRERIFGDADARRRLESLLHPRIVQAARQAIERAGSDPQVRYVVLVVPLLVETGLFEDADRVLVVDVPETLQLERLAARDGVGVEQARAAVAAQATREQRLAVADDVIDNTGSLDALDEEVERLDRQYRALGK
- a CDS encoding elongation factor G; its protein translation is MSSRSSSAIRTLALLGHAGSGKTSLLERLLLASGAKGEAGTVEKGDTLSDFEPLEKQYGHSLDTALARIEHDDHEIQVIDTPGDPDFRGPALAAMSAVETAAIVVNASNGVESSTRRLMRRARQRRLCRMIIVNRIDAEDLDLEAVIRDLREEFGPQCLPVNLPADGGAAVRDCFFHDSGDTDIFSLAAAHDEIRDQVIEADEGLMARYLDGETIGRDELHDAFELALREGHLVPICFTSARTGAGIEELLDFIVRLLPSPLEGNPPRFRVGSEEKKVPAKPDPDAHAIAHVFKIINDPYAGKLSVFRVFQGRIRAGDALLLGDARKPVKVAHLYRIHGSEHIEIDEAIPGDLCAVSRIDEIEYDTILHDDHAEDHYYLKPVDFPQPMYGLAIEPKTRGQEQKLASALARLAEEDPCIQVEHHQELNETVVRGLGEMHLRILLERMDKRFGVEVETRPPRIAYRETITRPAEGHYRHKKQTGGAGQFGEVFLRIRPLGRGEGFRFQSEVVGGAIPTALIPAVEKGVRQVMDEGAIAGYPMQDIEVTVHDGKYHSVDSKEVAFVIAGRKAFREAIAAAGPQVLEPVVTLDVSVPDSVLGDLTGLLASKRARIQGTEAQRGGQTVVHAAVPLSSISDFPTELKSMSGGEGRFVVELSHYEAVPPNVQQTLVEGFEARDDDSAH
- a CDS encoding glycine zipper 2TM domain-containing protein, with the translated sequence MNTRIAGLSAALLAAALAAAPADASHRHGEVVRVRVIDVHPVYAYEEIPVERDVCRQELRRRGPNPAAGAIAGALVGGVIGDRMGNRFGDGRGQRAVTVAGAALGAAVGHEVGRDLARHHGRVVPVRRCDVVVHYETREVLVGYDVAYRYGGRVRHVRMDHDPGPSIDVEVDVRPLR
- a CDS encoding FAD-binding oxidoreductase codes for the protein MSRPAGIEFVDDPSTLEHYGRDWTRFWSPAPRAVAFPRSTEDVAELVAWARRGRVALVPSGGRTGLSGGAVAGDGEVVVSFDRMRDVVALDTTEPSITVDAGIAVGEVQRRASEVGLCYPVDWAAAGSSQVGGSVATNAGGIRVLRYGMTRDWVRGLTVVTGRGDVLDLNRGLIKNNAGPDLRHLMVGSEGTLGLITRVTLGLIDAPPERSVLLLAFSGLDAVMPAFQSLRCGLDLSAFEFFDRASVEAVATGSGREFPLDEVAPYHAVVEFDDPDGSRQDAALAVFEALVEAGHVVDGTISQSGAQAEELWHWREAISESIAGRTPYKNDLSVRVSRVPGFLTALDELVGQRYPEFEVVWFGHIGDGNLHMNVLKPDDWSIDDFRSACERLTPAVFELVGRSGGSLSAEHGVGLLKRDYLASIKPAAEIELMREIKRAFDPDGVLNPGKLFPPDS